A genomic window from Schistocerca serialis cubense isolate TAMUIC-IGC-003099 chromosome 4, iqSchSeri2.2, whole genome shotgun sequence includes:
- the LOC126474271 gene encoding larval cuticle protein F1-like, producing MKVLLVLLVEVLAVAVARPGYLGAAHSVVPAAHAVVVAPHAVVTAHGVHQGLAAYGPAHIAVGPGGYVQDTHEVAATRAAHLTAVAQTQARDAHLNGAAAHAAAATHAAAAAHAAPLVAAHAAPLVAAHVAPLAAAHAAPLVAVAAPALPTAHGLLGAHGVALAHGHHW from the exons ATGAAGGTCCTGCTG GTACTCCTCGTCGAAGTCCTTGCTGTGGCCGTGGCTAGACCTGGCTATCTGGGCGCTGCGCACAGTGTAGTCCCTGCCGCCCACGCAGTGGTGGTCGCGCCCCACGCCGTCGTCACCGCCCACGGCGTCCACCAGGGCCTGGCCGCCTACGGCCCGGCGCACATCGCCGTCGGCCCCGGCGGCTACGTGCAGGACACCCACGAGGTGGCCGCCACCAGAGCCGCCCACCTGACCGCCGTCGCCCAGACGCAGGCCCGCGACGCCCACCTCAACGGCGCCGCAGCGCACGCCGCGGCTGCCACccacgctgctgctgccgcccatGCTGCCCCATTGGtcgccgcccacgccgccccctTGGTAGCCGCCCACGTCGCCCCATTGGCCGCCGCCCACGCTGCACCCCTCGTCGCCGTTGCAGCGCCAGCCCTGCCCACAGCGCACGGTCTTTTGGGTGCGCATGGTGTCGCCCTCGCTCACGGACACCACTGGTGA